The following proteins are co-located in the Takifugu flavidus isolate HTHZ2018 chromosome 16, ASM371156v2, whole genome shotgun sequence genome:
- the LOC130513159 gene encoding pleckstrin homology domain-containing family G member 3 isoform X3: MLALVDTSHCLSESPQLSPSLPTSEHEQANVDLGADCCGHLCVELPDKEGERPVSLVSTLSSDSSRDGRSLFGSTATLPSSTTPPAQSEEDIDLELSPPEGTSSQTGDQSPALTGSRGRWHEQLASNGMRNQWNGNTGCSNRKASGETPYIKDSPVITDAMAPNPKLTYVDRVVMEIIETERMYVKDLRSIVEDYLAHIIDMSNLPIRPEQVCALFGNIEDIYEFNSELLQSLDMCDNDPVAIAQCFVDKSEYFEIYTQYCTNYPNSVAALTDCMRNKTLAKFFRDRQASLKRSLPLGSYLLKPVQRILKYHLLLQEIAKHFDPHEEGYEVIQEAIKTMTGVAWYINDMKRKHEHAVRVQEIQSLLINWKGPDLTTYGELALEGTFHVLRAKNTRTLFLFDRMLLITKKRGEHYVYKTHISCSTLMLLDSAKDPLLFSVIHFKHPKQPHTVQAKSVEEKRLWAQHIKRLILENHNAIVPQKAREGTSDISDSPGKYHYSPERLKKTESCHRDEFHLGRRNGRRSSEPAKQLIKNAKVFHAAVLKHADSEGALLGERRRLQTASSVSTLALGLDEPQAVNQCVKDLSPRRSSQEQLSLADSDTKVSSSPSEGRLELEEAKEEKVQEEEEEGDSYKEDVLFGEDQVADFASSVLAAISCWQYKARALLSTHITTDDPSGDLAEQKADKSEEVTPPRPEDKEEEMAVEESPTAQTTVADLGPVDSEEQKLDHQVTERCSQSPLSPSSPVPQNFKASESQDSSRETGEDGDVESDSSGLPAEDTSMLSNGGLSEEEEMVLSGNKGILPVSVLDQAGIIAEGFMSSLSRRSSLVSEELAFSSPFVHSPSALEVETEVVANFTPEPQETPLQPEERTLSEGERRSTLSKQDRLLIHKIRRYYEHAEHQDANFSIKRRESLSYIPAGLVRNLSQQLNVGPRDQAALAYRKGQSRNRPTSWAVFDLPGLGKSKNIQHHKVPELKISPVEAKTWSQSGADPREEAFRPSADMLRVWDDMEMAQKGQQIPEEACDDSRTLLDTESDILEICMNEEPPQGPIESENCPPPKESPTSSLRTSFPAVQEEPPQESTTQEKNHFGPAHLPKIVTFQKCAEEDQILEDMGRMKNKVFQLARQYSQRIKNNRPLVWQRNRGTNQQGFKNVPSAQEKSGKPNLRLSISPSDQPLIHDESSLSPVQSPRSASSPEQTLSPSHSMQSDRFLWPDVQELRTKYTSQSSKLNCTAPNGMVKCSTSGCQGCPSHYNSLFDLRRAAADCHRTEALPKRSRGEEDPAQHTLHPPLCRWSSLDHVLGSLPLHEVQNLQDAASPGCTGGQVRLAARENGTTHAEVEALQEGSDCSTKSKLAESHLVKSLREKFQSLSATS; the protein is encoded by the exons AATCTCCTCAGTTGTCTCCGTCCCTCCCCACCAGCGAACATGAGCAGGCCAACGTCGATTTGGGCGCAGACTGCTGCGGCCATCTGTGCGTGGAGCTGCCGGACAAGGAGGGCGAGCGTCCAGTGAGTCTGGTGTCCACCCTGTCCTCGGATTCATCCCGTGATGGTCGCAGCCTTTTCGGGAGCACTGCTACGCTTCCTTCCTCCACCACCCCGCCCGCACAAAGCGAGGAGGATATCGACCTGGAGCTGAGTCCACCCGAAGGCACCAGCAGCCAGACTGGGGACCAGAGTCCCGCGTTAACAGGGTCCAGGGGCCGCTGGCACGAGCAGCTGGCATCAAACGGAATGAGAAACCAGTGGAACGGCAACACCGGCTGCTCCAACAGGAAAGCCAGCGGGGAGACTCCGTACATCAAAGACTCTCCCGTCATTACGGACGCCATGGCGCCCAACCCAAAGCTGACCTACGTGGACCGCGTAGTGATGGAGATCATTGAAACGGAACGCATGTATGTGAAGGACCTGCGCAGCATCGTGGAG GACTACTTGGCTCACATTATTGATATGAGCAATCTCCCCATTCGACCAGAGCAAGTGTGTGCCCTGTTTGGAAACATAGAGGACATCTATGAGTTCAACAG tGAACTGCTGCAGTCCTTAGACATGTGTGACAATGACCCCGTGGCCATCGCTCAGTGTTTTGTGGATAAG agTGAATACTTTGAAATATACACTCAGTATTGCACCAACTATCCCAA CTCTGTGGCAGCCCTGACGGACTGTATGAGGAATAAAACTCTGGCCAAGTTTTTCAGGGATCGTCAGGCCAGTCTGAAGCGCTCCCTCCCGTTGGGTTCTTATCTACTGAAGCCGGTCCAGCGCATCCTAAAATACCACCTGCTTCTCCAG GAAATTGCCAAGCACTTCGATCCACACGAGGAGGGCTATGAGGTCATTCAAGAGGCCATCAAAACCATGACTGGAGTGGCCTGGTACATCAATGATATGAAGAGGAAACACGAACACGCTGTCAGAGTTCAG gagatCCAGTCTCTTTTGATCAACTGGAAGGGTCCAGACCTGACCACCTATGGAGAGCTTGCCCTGGAGGGAACCTTTCATGTTCTGCGGGCGAAGAACACTCGCACCCTCTTCCTTTTCGACAGGATGCTCCTTATTACCAAGAAAAGGGGCGAACACTATGTCTACAAGACCCACATCTCG TGCTCCACCCTCATGCTGCTGGATAGCGCCAAAGATCCTCTCCTCTTCAGCGTCATCCATTTCAAACACCCCAAGCAGCCCCATACAGTCCAG GCTAAGTCTGTGGAAGAGAAGCGCTTGTGGGCGCAGCATATCAAGAGGCTCATTCTGGAGAACCACAACGCTATTGTTCCACAAAAG GCAAGAGAAGGCACCTCGGACATTTCAGACA GTCCAGGAAAGTACCACTATAGTCCAGAGAGGCTGAAAAAGACGGAGAGCTGCCACAGGGATGAGTTCCATCTTGGTAGACGAAACGGGAGGAGGAGTTCAG agcCTGCAAAACAACTCATTAAGAATGCAAAAG TTTTCCATGCAGCTGTTTTGAAG CATGCAGACAGTGAGGGCGCGCTGCTCGGGGAGAGGCGCCGCCTCCAGACAGCCTCTAGTGTCAGTACACTGGCCTTGGGTCTAGATGAGCCCCAGGCCGTCAACCAATGTGTGAAGGACCTTAGTCCCAGAAGGAGCTCTCAGGAGCAGCTTAGTCTTGCTGACAGTGACACCAAAGTGAGCTCTTCACCCAGTGAAGggaggctggagctggaggaggcaaaagaggagaaggtgcaggaggaggaggaagaaggggacAGTTACAAGGAAGATGTACTGTTTGGAGAAGACCAGGTAGCCGACTTTGCCAGCTCAGTGCTGGCAGCCATCTCCTGCTGGCAGTATAAAGCCAGGGCTTTGCTTTCTACTCACATCACAACG GACGATCCGAGCGGTGATCTGGCTGAACAGAAAGCGGACAAAAGCGAGGAGGTAACGCCTCCCAGACCTGAGGATAAGGAAGAGGAGATGGCTGTGGAAGAATCCCCGACTGCACAG ACCACGGTGGCAGACTTGGGCCCTGTAGACTCTGAAGAACAGAAGCTGGACCATCAGGTGACAGAACGTTGCTCTCAGAGTCCcttgtctccctcctctccggTACCACAAAACTTCAAGGCATCAGAGTCTCAGGACAGCTCCAGAGAAActggagaggatggagatgTTGAAAGCGATTCCTCTGGTCTTCCAGCTGAGGACACAAGCATGCTGAGCAATGGGGGGCtctcagaggaagaagagatggtACTTTCAGGCAATAAAGGTATCCTGCCTGTATCTGTGTTGGACCAGGCAGGCATCATAGCGGAGGGTTTCATGAGCAGTCTGTCCAGGCGTAGCAGCCTGGTGTCAGAGGAACTGGCCTTTTCCTCACCATTTGTGCACAGTCCCTCAGCCTTGGAGGTAGAGACCGAAGTGGTGGCTAACTTTACCCCAGAGCCACAGGAGACCCCATTACAGCCTGAGGAGAGGACTCTCTCTGAAGGGGAACGCAGGTCTACCCTCTCTAAACAAGACCGCCTCCTCATTCACAAGATCAGAAGATACTACGAACACGCCGAGCACCAGGACGCTAACTTCAGCATCAAACGCAGGGAAAGTCTCTCATACATCCCAGCCGGACTAGTGCGCAACCTGAGCCAACAACTCAATGTCGGGCCTCGGGACCAGGCAGCCCTAGCATACAGGAAGGGCCAGTCTCGTAACCGCCCCACGTCATGGGCTGTGTTTGACCTACCTGGACTAGGAAAGAGTAAAAACATTCAGCATCATAAGGTCCCAGAACTCAAGATCAGCCCAGTGGAAGCCAAGACATGGTCACAGAGTGGCGCAGATCCCAGAGAGGAAGCATTCAGACCCTCGGCCGATATGCTTAGGGTGTGGGATGATATGGAAATGGCCCAGAAAGGGCAGCAGATTCCTGAGGAGGCCTGTGATGATTCAAGGACATTACTGGATACTGAGTCAGACATTTTGGAAATTTGCATGAATGAAGAGCCTCCTCAGGGTCCAATAGAGTCTGAAAACTGCCCTCCCCCAAAAGAATCCCCCACTTCCTCTCTGAGGACATCATTCCCAGCAGTGCAGGAGGAACCTCCTCAAGAATCTACGACGCAAGAGAAGAACCATTTCGGTCCGGCCCACCTACCCAAGATCGTCACCTTCCAGAAATGTGCAGAGGAGGACCAGATCCTCGAAGATATGGGAAGGATGAAAAACAAAGTGTTCCAGTTGGCGCGTCAGTACAGCCAGCGCATCAAAAATAACAGACCATTAGTTTGGCAGAGGAACCGAGGGACAAACCAACAAGGTTTCAAGAATGTGCCCTCTGCCCAGGAGAAGTCAG GTAAACCCAACCTGAGACTGTCCATCAGTCCTTCCGATCAACCGCTCATCCACGATGAAAGTTCTCTAAGCCCGGTCCAGTCCCCAAGATCTGCCTCCAGCCCTGAGCAGACGCTTTCTCCTTCGCACAGCATGCAGTCAGACCGCTTCCTCTGGCCCGACGTTCAGGAGCTGCGCACCAAATACACCTCCCAGTCCTCGAAGCTGAACTGCACGGCCCCAAATGGGATGGTGAAGTGCAGCACCAGCGGATGTCAGGGCTGCCCGAGCCACTACAACAGTTTATTTGACCTtcgcagagctgcagcagactgTCACAGGACAGAAGCGCTCCCAAAACGGAGTCGTGGCGAGGAGGATCCGGCACAGCACacccttcatcctcctctctgcaggtggagctCTTTGGACCACGTGCTGGGGTCTCTGCCTCTCCACGAGGTGCAGAACCTCCAGGACGCGGCGAGTCCTGGCTGCACAGGCGGTCAGGTGCGTCTGGCAGCCAGAGAGAATGGAACCACGCACGCTGAAGTGGAAGCTCTTCAGGAGGGCTCGGACTGCTCCACAAAGTCAAAGTTAGCCGAAAGTCATCTGGTAAAAAGCTTACGGGAGAAGTTCCAGAGCCTGAGTGCAACTTCATGA
- the LOC130513159 gene encoding pleckstrin homology domain-containing family G member 3 isoform X2: MSQESPQLSPSLPTSEHEQANVDLGADCCGHLCVELPDKEGERPVSLVSTLSSDSSRDGRSLFGSTATLPSSTTPPAQSEEDIDLELSPPEGTSSQTGDQSPALTGSRGRWHEQLASNGMRNQWNGNTGCSNRKASGETPYIKDSPVITDAMAPNPKLTYVDRVVMEIIETERMYVKDLRSIVEDYLAHIIDMSNLPIRPEQVCALFGNIEDIYEFNSELLQSLDMCDNDPVAIAQCFVDKSEYFEIYTQYCTNYPNSVAALTDCMRNKTLAKFFRDRQASLKRSLPLGSYLLKPVQRILKYHLLLQEIAKHFDPHEEGYEVIQEAIKTMTGVAWYINDMKRKHEHAVRVQEIQSLLINWKGPDLTTYGELALEGTFHVLRAKNTRTLFLFDRMLLITKKRGEHYVYKTHISCSTLMLLDSAKDPLLFSVIHFKHPKQPHTVQAKSVEEKRLWAQHIKRLILENHNAIVPQKAREGTSDISDSPGKYHYSPERLKKTESCHRDEFHLGRRNGRRSSEPAKQLIKNAKVFHAAVLKHADSEGALLGERRRLQTASSVSTLALGLDEPQAVNQCVKDLSPRRSSQEQLSLADSDTKVSSSPSEGRLELEEAKEEKVQEEEEEGDSYKEDVLFGEDQVADFASSVLAAISCWQYKARALLSTHITTDDPSGDLAEQKADKSEEVTPPRPEDKEEEMAVEESPTAQTTVADLGPVDSEEQKLDHQVTERCSQSPLSPSSPVPQNFKASESQDSSRETGEDGDVESDSSGLPAEDTSMLSNGGLSEEEEMVLSGNKGILPVSVLDQAGIIAEGFMSSLSRRSSLVSEELAFSSPFVHSPSALEVETEVVANFTPEPQETPLQPEERTLSEGERRSTLSKQDRLLIHKIRRYYEHAEHQDANFSIKRRESLSYIPAGLVRNLSQQLNVGPRDQAALAYRKGQSRNRPTSWAVFDLPGLGKSKNIQHHKVPELKISPVEAKTWSQSGADPREEAFRPSADMLRVWDDMEMAQKGQQIPEEACDDSRTLLDTESDILEICMNEEPPQGPIESENCPPPKESPTSSLRTSFPAVQEEPPQESTTQEKNHFGPAHLPKIVTFQKCAEEDQILEDMGRMKNKVFQLARQYSQRIKNNRPLVWQRNRGTNQQGFKNVPSAQEKSGKPNLRLSISPSDQPLIHDESSLSPVQSPRSASSPEQTLSPSHSMQSDRFLWPDVQELRTKYTSQSSKLNCTAPNGMVKCSTSGCQGCPSHYNSLFDLRRAAADCHRTEALPKRSRGEEDPAQHTLHPPLCRWSSLDHVLGSLPLHEVQNLQDAASPGCTGGQVRLAARENGTTHAEVEALQEGSDCSTKSKLAESHLVKSLREKFQSLSATS, from the exons AATCTCCTCAGTTGTCTCCGTCCCTCCCCACCAGCGAACATGAGCAGGCCAACGTCGATTTGGGCGCAGACTGCTGCGGCCATCTGTGCGTGGAGCTGCCGGACAAGGAGGGCGAGCGTCCAGTGAGTCTGGTGTCCACCCTGTCCTCGGATTCATCCCGTGATGGTCGCAGCCTTTTCGGGAGCACTGCTACGCTTCCTTCCTCCACCACCCCGCCCGCACAAAGCGAGGAGGATATCGACCTGGAGCTGAGTCCACCCGAAGGCACCAGCAGCCAGACTGGGGACCAGAGTCCCGCGTTAACAGGGTCCAGGGGCCGCTGGCACGAGCAGCTGGCATCAAACGGAATGAGAAACCAGTGGAACGGCAACACCGGCTGCTCCAACAGGAAAGCCAGCGGGGAGACTCCGTACATCAAAGACTCTCCCGTCATTACGGACGCCATGGCGCCCAACCCAAAGCTGACCTACGTGGACCGCGTAGTGATGGAGATCATTGAAACGGAACGCATGTATGTGAAGGACCTGCGCAGCATCGTGGAG GACTACTTGGCTCACATTATTGATATGAGCAATCTCCCCATTCGACCAGAGCAAGTGTGTGCCCTGTTTGGAAACATAGAGGACATCTATGAGTTCAACAG tGAACTGCTGCAGTCCTTAGACATGTGTGACAATGACCCCGTGGCCATCGCTCAGTGTTTTGTGGATAAG agTGAATACTTTGAAATATACACTCAGTATTGCACCAACTATCCCAA CTCTGTGGCAGCCCTGACGGACTGTATGAGGAATAAAACTCTGGCCAAGTTTTTCAGGGATCGTCAGGCCAGTCTGAAGCGCTCCCTCCCGTTGGGTTCTTATCTACTGAAGCCGGTCCAGCGCATCCTAAAATACCACCTGCTTCTCCAG GAAATTGCCAAGCACTTCGATCCACACGAGGAGGGCTATGAGGTCATTCAAGAGGCCATCAAAACCATGACTGGAGTGGCCTGGTACATCAATGATATGAAGAGGAAACACGAACACGCTGTCAGAGTTCAG gagatCCAGTCTCTTTTGATCAACTGGAAGGGTCCAGACCTGACCACCTATGGAGAGCTTGCCCTGGAGGGAACCTTTCATGTTCTGCGGGCGAAGAACACTCGCACCCTCTTCCTTTTCGACAGGATGCTCCTTATTACCAAGAAAAGGGGCGAACACTATGTCTACAAGACCCACATCTCG TGCTCCACCCTCATGCTGCTGGATAGCGCCAAAGATCCTCTCCTCTTCAGCGTCATCCATTTCAAACACCCCAAGCAGCCCCATACAGTCCAG GCTAAGTCTGTGGAAGAGAAGCGCTTGTGGGCGCAGCATATCAAGAGGCTCATTCTGGAGAACCACAACGCTATTGTTCCACAAAAG GCAAGAGAAGGCACCTCGGACATTTCAGACA GTCCAGGAAAGTACCACTATAGTCCAGAGAGGCTGAAAAAGACGGAGAGCTGCCACAGGGATGAGTTCCATCTTGGTAGACGAAACGGGAGGAGGAGTTCAG agcCTGCAAAACAACTCATTAAGAATGCAAAAG TTTTCCATGCAGCTGTTTTGAAG CATGCAGACAGTGAGGGCGCGCTGCTCGGGGAGAGGCGCCGCCTCCAGACAGCCTCTAGTGTCAGTACACTGGCCTTGGGTCTAGATGAGCCCCAGGCCGTCAACCAATGTGTGAAGGACCTTAGTCCCAGAAGGAGCTCTCAGGAGCAGCTTAGTCTTGCTGACAGTGACACCAAAGTGAGCTCTTCACCCAGTGAAGggaggctggagctggaggaggcaaaagaggagaaggtgcaggaggaggaggaagaaggggacAGTTACAAGGAAGATGTACTGTTTGGAGAAGACCAGGTAGCCGACTTTGCCAGCTCAGTGCTGGCAGCCATCTCCTGCTGGCAGTATAAAGCCAGGGCTTTGCTTTCTACTCACATCACAACG GACGATCCGAGCGGTGATCTGGCTGAACAGAAAGCGGACAAAAGCGAGGAGGTAACGCCTCCCAGACCTGAGGATAAGGAAGAGGAGATGGCTGTGGAAGAATCCCCGACTGCACAG ACCACGGTGGCAGACTTGGGCCCTGTAGACTCTGAAGAACAGAAGCTGGACCATCAGGTGACAGAACGTTGCTCTCAGAGTCCcttgtctccctcctctccggTACCACAAAACTTCAAGGCATCAGAGTCTCAGGACAGCTCCAGAGAAActggagaggatggagatgTTGAAAGCGATTCCTCTGGTCTTCCAGCTGAGGACACAAGCATGCTGAGCAATGGGGGGCtctcagaggaagaagagatggtACTTTCAGGCAATAAAGGTATCCTGCCTGTATCTGTGTTGGACCAGGCAGGCATCATAGCGGAGGGTTTCATGAGCAGTCTGTCCAGGCGTAGCAGCCTGGTGTCAGAGGAACTGGCCTTTTCCTCACCATTTGTGCACAGTCCCTCAGCCTTGGAGGTAGAGACCGAAGTGGTGGCTAACTTTACCCCAGAGCCACAGGAGACCCCATTACAGCCTGAGGAGAGGACTCTCTCTGAAGGGGAACGCAGGTCTACCCTCTCTAAACAAGACCGCCTCCTCATTCACAAGATCAGAAGATACTACGAACACGCCGAGCACCAGGACGCTAACTTCAGCATCAAACGCAGGGAAAGTCTCTCATACATCCCAGCCGGACTAGTGCGCAACCTGAGCCAACAACTCAATGTCGGGCCTCGGGACCAGGCAGCCCTAGCATACAGGAAGGGCCAGTCTCGTAACCGCCCCACGTCATGGGCTGTGTTTGACCTACCTGGACTAGGAAAGAGTAAAAACATTCAGCATCATAAGGTCCCAGAACTCAAGATCAGCCCAGTGGAAGCCAAGACATGGTCACAGAGTGGCGCAGATCCCAGAGAGGAAGCATTCAGACCCTCGGCCGATATGCTTAGGGTGTGGGATGATATGGAAATGGCCCAGAAAGGGCAGCAGATTCCTGAGGAGGCCTGTGATGATTCAAGGACATTACTGGATACTGAGTCAGACATTTTGGAAATTTGCATGAATGAAGAGCCTCCTCAGGGTCCAATAGAGTCTGAAAACTGCCCTCCCCCAAAAGAATCCCCCACTTCCTCTCTGAGGACATCATTCCCAGCAGTGCAGGAGGAACCTCCTCAAGAATCTACGACGCAAGAGAAGAACCATTTCGGTCCGGCCCACCTACCCAAGATCGTCACCTTCCAGAAATGTGCAGAGGAGGACCAGATCCTCGAAGATATGGGAAGGATGAAAAACAAAGTGTTCCAGTTGGCGCGTCAGTACAGCCAGCGCATCAAAAATAACAGACCATTAGTTTGGCAGAGGAACCGAGGGACAAACCAACAAGGTTTCAAGAATGTGCCCTCTGCCCAGGAGAAGTCAG GTAAACCCAACCTGAGACTGTCCATCAGTCCTTCCGATCAACCGCTCATCCACGATGAAAGTTCTCTAAGCCCGGTCCAGTCCCCAAGATCTGCCTCCAGCCCTGAGCAGACGCTTTCTCCTTCGCACAGCATGCAGTCAGACCGCTTCCTCTGGCCCGACGTTCAGGAGCTGCGCACCAAATACACCTCCCAGTCCTCGAAGCTGAACTGCACGGCCCCAAATGGGATGGTGAAGTGCAGCACCAGCGGATGTCAGGGCTGCCCGAGCCACTACAACAGTTTATTTGACCTtcgcagagctgcagcagactgTCACAGGACAGAAGCGCTCCCAAAACGGAGTCGTGGCGAGGAGGATCCGGCACAGCACacccttcatcctcctctctgcaggtggagctCTTTGGACCACGTGCTGGGGTCTCTGCCTCTCCACGAGGTGCAGAACCTCCAGGACGCGGCGAGTCCTGGCTGCACAGGCGGTCAGGTGCGTCTGGCAGCCAGAGAGAATGGAACCACGCACGCTGAAGTGGAAGCTCTTCAGGAGGGCTCGGACTGCTCCACAAAGTCAAAGTTAGCCGAAAGTCATCTGGTAAAAAGCTTACGGGAGAAGTTCCAGAGCCTGAGTGCAACTTCATGA